From the genome of Canis lupus baileyi chromosome 32, mCanLup2.hap1, whole genome shotgun sequence, one region includes:
- the ITPKA gene encoding inositol-trisphosphate 3-kinase A has product MTLPGGPTSMARPGGAGPCSPGLERAPRRSVGELRLLFEARCAAVAAAAAAGQPRARGAKRRGGQVPNGLPRATPAPVIPQLTVTAEEPDVPPASPGPPEPEGGWLPAAGSSHLQQPRRLSTSSLSSTGSSSLPEDSEDDLLSDSESRSRGNVQLEASEDAGQKSHWQKIRTMVNLPVMSPFKKRYAWVQLAGHTGSFKAAGTSGLILKRSSEPERYCLARLMADALRGCVPAFHGEVERDGESYLQLQDLLDGFDGPCVLDCKMGVRTYLEEELTKARERPKLRKDMYKKMLAVDPAAPTEEEHAQRAVTKPRYMQWREGISSSTTLGFRIEGIKKADGSCSTDFKTTRSREQVIRVFEEFVQGDAEVLRRYLNRLLQIRDTLEVSEFFRRHEVIGSSLLFVHDHCHRAGVWLIDFGKTTPLPDGQTLDHRRPWEEGNREDGYLLGLDNLISILASLAER; this is encoded by the exons ATGACCCTGCCCGGGGGCCCGACGAGCATGGCGCGGCCGGGAGGCGCGGGACCCTGCAGCCCGGGGCTGGAGCGGGCCCCGCGCCGGAGTGTCGGGGAGCTGCGCCTGCTCTTCGAGGCGCGCTGCGCGGcggtcgccgccgccgccgccgcagggcagccccgggcccGCGGGGCCAAGAGGCGCGGGGGACAGGTCCCCAACGGGCTGCCGCGGGCTACCCCTGCCCCGGTGATCCCGCAGCTGACTGTGACAGCCGAGGAGCCGGACGTGCCCCCGGCCAGCCCGGGGCCGCCGGAGCCGGAGGGCGGCTGGCTCCCGGCCGCGGGCTCCTCGCACCTGCAGCAGCCGCGCCGACTCTCCACCTCGTCGCTCTCCTCCACTGGCTCCTCGTCGCTGCCCGAGGACTCGGAGGACGATCTGCTGAGCGACAGCGAGAGCCGGAGCCGCGGCAACGTGCAGCTGGAAGCCAGCGAGGACGCGGGTCAG AAAAGCCACTGGCAGAAGATCAGGACCATGGTGAATCTGCCGGTCATGAGCCCTTTCAAGAAGCGCTACGCCTGGGTGCAGCTGGCCGGGCACACGG GGAGCTTCAAGGCGGCGGGCACCAGCGGGCTGATCCTGAAGCGCAGCTCGGAGCCGGAGCGCTACTGCCTGGCGCGGCTCATGGCCGACGCGCTGCGCGGCTGCGTGCCCGCCTTCCACGGCGAGGTGGAGCGCGACGGCGAGAGCTACCTGCAGCTGCAGGACCTGCTCGACGGCTTCGACGGGCCCTGCGTCCTGGACTGCAAGATGGGCGTCAG GACTTACCTGGAGGAGGAGCTGACTAAAGCCCGCGAGCGGCCCAAGCTGCGGAAGGACATGTACAAGAAGATGCTGGCGGTGGACCCCGCGGCACCTACCGAGGAGGAGCACGCGCAGCGCGCCGTCACCAAGCCCCGCTACATGCAGTGGCGCGAAGGCATCAGCTCCAGCACCACGCTCGGCTTCCGCATCGAAGGCATCAAG AAAGCTGACGGCTCCTGCAGCACCGACTTCAAGACCACACGAAGCCGGGAGCAGGTGATTCGCGTCTTCGAGGAGTTTGTGCAAGGGGATGCAGAAGTGCTG AGGAGGTATCTGAACCGCCTGCTGCAGATCCGGGACACCCTGGAGGTCTCTGAGTTCTTTAGGAGGCACGAG GTGATTGGCAGCTCGCTACTCTTCGTGCATGATCACTGCCATCGCGCGGGTGTGTGGCTCATCGACTTCGGCAAGACCACGCCCCTCCCCGACGGCCAGACCCTGGACCACCGGCGGCCCTGGGAGGAGGGCAACCGCGAGGACGGCTATTTGCTGGGTCTGGACAATCTCATTAGCATCCTGGCCAGCCTGGCTGAGAGATGA